The Marinilongibacter aquaticus genome has a window encoding:
- a CDS encoding Crp/Fnr family transcriptional regulator, producing the protein MSTSQESTKNFGTSPRLDAKLREYGIIKKLEAGDIILNDNAYIRSIPIVMSGSIRVMRTDDEGREILLYYIQPGESCIMSFLGGMHQETSKVKAVAEEDTEILFIGIEKVHTLIQEYPEWLEYIFKLYHKRFEELLEVVNAIAFKKLDERLLDFIRRKAELSKNKTLHTTHEQLAMDLGTARVVVSRLLKQMEEQGFVKLGRNKITLL; encoded by the coding sequence ATGAGTACATCACAAGAAAGCACCAAAAATTTCGGTACAAGTCCAAGATTAGATGCCAAACTCCGCGAGTATGGGATCATCAAAAAATTGGAGGCCGGAGACATCATCCTGAATGACAACGCCTACATCCGTTCCATTCCGATCGTGATGAGCGGCAGCATCCGTGTAATGCGAACCGACGACGAAGGCCGCGAAATTCTGCTGTATTACATCCAACCTGGAGAAAGCTGCATCATGTCGTTTTTGGGCGGCATGCACCAAGAAACCAGCAAAGTGAAAGCAGTAGCCGAAGAAGATACGGAAATCCTTTTTATTGGTATCGAAAAGGTGCATACGCTGATTCAAGAATACCCCGAATGGCTGGAGTATATTTTTAAACTTTACCACAAACGTTTCGAAGAATTGCTCGAAGTTGTAAATGCCATTGCTTTCAAAAAACTCGACGAACGCCTGCTCGATTTCATCCGCAGAAAAGCCGAACTTTCGAAAAACAAAACTTTGCACACCACACACGAACAATTGGCCATGGATTTGGGCACAGCCCGCGTGGTGGTTTCGAGGCTGCTGAAACAAATGGAAGAACAAGGTTTTGTAAAACTGGGAAGAAACAAGATCACTTTGCTCTAA
- a CDS encoding rhodanese-like domain-containing protein, which yields MDTQTILQNGKGSIVDVRTTQEFMGGHVAGSKNIPLMEIPQRMDELKALPQPLVLCCASGNRSGQATHFLKAQGFECYNGGSWVDVNFLTTTTV from the coding sequence ATGGACACGCAAACAATATTGCAAAATGGCAAGGGAAGTATCGTCGATGTACGTACAACTCAAGAATTCATGGGCGGCCATGTGGCTGGCTCTAAAAATATTCCTTTGATGGAAATCCCGCAAAGAATGGACGAACTGAAGGCATTGCCTCAACCCTTGGTGCTTTGCTGTGCTTCGGGCAACCGCAGCGGGCAAGCCACGCATTTTCTCAAAGCTCAGGGCTTCGAATGTTACAACGGTGGCTCTTGGGTAGATGTTAATTTCTTGACAACCACAACAGTATAA
- a CDS encoding GNAT family N-acetyltransferase, with translation MNEKAIEIRKAKKSELPVLNAFQRGIIEAELPFNHRILPDTQIYYDLSELMESPDADVIVGVCEDEIVASAYVKILDSKPYLNHDKQAYLGFMYVKPSHRGQGLNRKVMDFLKDWATSRDVHELQLDVYTDNASAIKAYKKAGFEEFLVTMRMHVD, from the coding sequence ATGAACGAAAAAGCCATTGAAATAAGAAAGGCGAAAAAAAGTGAATTGCCCGTTTTGAATGCATTTCAACGCGGAATAATTGAAGCTGAATTGCCTTTTAATCATCGGATTTTACCCGACACACAGATTTATTACGATTTGTCTGAATTGATGGAAAGCCCCGATGCAGACGTGATTGTGGGGGTCTGCGAAGACGAAATCGTGGCGTCGGCCTATGTCAAAATCTTGGATTCGAAACCTTACCTGAATCATGATAAGCAAGCCTATTTGGGTTTTATGTATGTGAAACCTTCGCACAGAGGGCAAGGGCTCAACCGTAAGGTTATGGATTTTCTGAAAGATTGGGCGACCTCACGCGATGTGCACGAACTGCAATTGGATGTGTATACCGATAATGCATCCGCCATAAAGGCATACAAAAAGGCTGGTTTTGAAGAGTTTCTTGTCACAATGCGTATGCATGTGGATTGA
- a CDS encoding rhodanese-like domain-containing protein, protein MFESIKKLLGIGPKTDVKDLIQSGAAIIDVRSPEEYRTGHINGSKNFPLPNLLSKVSKLDKNLPIITCCASGMRSASAKRLLKNQGFVLVHNGGAWHSLKQKM, encoded by the coding sequence ATGTTCGAATCAATCAAAAAACTTTTGGGCATTGGTCCCAAAACAGATGTCAAAGACTTGATCCAATCGGGTGCGGCCATTATTGATGTCAGAAGCCCCGAAGAATATCGGACAGGCCATATAAACGGATCGAAGAATTTCCCTTTGCCCAACTTGTTGAGCAAGGTAAGCAAGCTCGACAAAAACCTGCCGATCATTACCTGTTGTGCTTCGGGCATGCGAAGTGCCTCGGCAAAAAGACTCTTGAAAAACCAAGGTTTTGTGCTGGTACACAATGGAGGGGCTTGGCACAGTTTGAAACAAAAAATGTAA
- a CDS encoding glycoside hydrolase family 95 protein, giving the protein MNTFRSSQLILLVLAIVFYSCQTKEKYPDDVLWYAQPASKWMEALPLGNGRIGVMAFGDPKTEHIQLNDDSLWPGKSDWGGTPGTKEDIEKIRALIFAGKNDEADALFVQKFSNKSILRSHQTLGDLYIDFGHENVTDYRRELNLSNATFTTTYRVNGQLFSEKVIVSHPDEAIVIELESESGLNGSIAMSRPMDHGKPTARTTALGDNLLQMSGEVTQRGAVFRNEPSPITSGVKFSTQLKVKNADGKVTAGDSTLHFTDVKKATIYLSTNSSYYHEDFQQQTEKDLAAVSAKDWADIWEAHVADHRSLYDRMHLEVTQNSLDSLATDQRLARIKAGDLDPGLESILFQYGRYLLIGSSRLGTNPANLQGLWNNKLEAPWNADYHLNINLQMNYWLADATNLGELNTPLFDYIDRAIENGKTTARENFGCRGSFLAHATDLWAPSWLRSNTAYWGCSMGAGGWIMQHYWNHYLYTQDEEFLKNRAFPAMTQLTQFYSDWLTEDPRDGTLVSIPSTSPENRFINDKGKAVATCAGSAMDQQIIAELFDNYLKACEILQVDSPLFKTVKQQRAQLRPGFVIGSDGRILEWDREYKEFEPGHRHISHLYGFHPGSAVSIEHSPEIFKAVKKTLDFRLENGGAGPGWSRAWLINCSARLFNAAMAYDNIQELLKRSIADNLFDEHPPFQIDGNFGYTAGVTEMLLQSHEKGIIRLLPALPDNWKTGHITGIHARGGLEFDIFWERTLLKEVTIRATKDAAFRLVYRKKDKDIELEAGDEITLTF; this is encoded by the coding sequence ATGAACACCTTTCGCTCGAGCCAATTGATTTTACTTGTGTTGGCCATTGTGTTTTATTCTTGCCAGACCAAAGAAAAATACCCTGACGATGTACTTTGGTATGCCCAACCCGCCTCAAAATGGATGGAGGCTCTTCCTTTGGGCAATGGCCGTATAGGGGTTATGGCTTTTGGCGATCCAAAAACAGAACACATTCAACTCAACGACGATTCGCTTTGGCCCGGAAAATCGGATTGGGGTGGCACACCCGGGACAAAAGAGGATATCGAAAAAATTAGAGCTTTGATTTTTGCCGGAAAAAACGACGAAGCCGATGCTCTTTTTGTGCAAAAATTCTCGAACAAATCCATTTTGCGTTCCCATCAAACTTTGGGCGATCTCTACATCGACTTTGGGCATGAAAACGTGACCGATTATCGTCGCGAGCTCAATTTAAGCAATGCCACTTTCACCACAACTTACCGTGTCAACGGGCAATTGTTCAGTGAAAAAGTAATTGTATCGCATCCCGACGAAGCCATCGTGATAGAATTGGAATCTGAGAGTGGCCTAAACGGCTCAATTGCCATGAGCCGCCCCATGGATCACGGCAAGCCCACGGCACGCACCACGGCATTGGGCGACAACCTGCTTCAAATGAGCGGAGAAGTGACGCAGCGTGGGGCGGTATTCCGCAACGAGCCCAGCCCCATTACTTCGGGTGTGAAGTTTTCGACTCAACTGAAAGTAAAGAACGCCGATGGAAAGGTCACCGCGGGCGACAGCACCTTGCATTTTACCGATGTAAAAAAAGCCACAATATACCTCAGCACAAACTCATCTTATTATCACGAAGATTTCCAACAACAAACTGAAAAAGATTTGGCTGCGGTTTCAGCAAAAGATTGGGCAGATATTTGGGAAGCCCATGTGGCAGACCACCGCTCTTTGTACGACCGCATGCATTTGGAAGTGACTCAAAATTCGCTCGATTCATTGGCCACCGACCAACGCTTGGCCAGAATAAAAGCAGGAGATTTGGATCCCGGCTTGGAAAGCATTTTGTTCCAATACGGTCGTTATTTATTGATCGGCAGCTCGCGTTTGGGCACCAATCCCGCCAACCTGCAAGGCTTGTGGAACAACAAGTTGGAAGCCCCTTGGAATGCCGATTACCATTTGAATATCAATCTCCAAATGAATTATTGGCTCGCCGATGCCACCAATTTGGGAGAACTCAACACGCCTCTATTCGATTATATCGATCGGGCCATTGAAAATGGTAAAACCACCGCACGCGAAAATTTTGGTTGCCGAGGCTCCTTTTTGGCTCACGCCACCGATTTGTGGGCACCTTCTTGGCTACGGTCGAACACCGCGTATTGGGGCTGCTCAATGGGAGCCGGCGGTTGGATTATGCAACACTATTGGAACCATTATCTATATACGCAAGATGAGGAATTCCTGAAAAACAGGGCTTTTCCGGCCATGACACAGCTTACCCAGTTTTACAGTGATTGGCTTACCGAAGACCCTCGCGACGGCACTTTGGTCTCCATTCCTTCCACGTCGCCAGAGAATCGGTTTATCAACGACAAAGGGAAAGCGGTGGCCACTTGTGCAGGATCGGCCATGGATCAACAAATTATTGCCGAGCTTTTCGACAATTATCTAAAAGCCTGCGAAATTTTGCAGGTCGATAGCCCACTCTTCAAAACCGTGAAACAGCAAAGAGCCCAACTCCGACCCGGTTTTGTCATTGGTTCGGATGGCCGCATTCTGGAATGGGATCGTGAATACAAAGAATTCGAACCCGGCCATCGCCACATTTCACACCTTTATGGTTTTCATCCCGGATCGGCCGTGAGTATTGAGCATTCGCCGGAAATATTCAAAGCCGTGAAGAAAACACTCGACTTCCGTTTGGAAAACGGAGGAGCGGGCCCGGGTTGGAGCAGAGCGTGGTTGATCAATTGCAGTGCCCGACTGTTCAATGCCGCCATGGCCTACGACAATATTCAGGAGCTTTTGAAAAGATCTATCGCCGACAACCTTTTCGATGAACATCCGCCTTTCCAAATTGACGGAAACTTTGGTTATACCGCAGGGGTAACCGAAATGCTCTTGCAATCGCATGAAAAGGGAATTATCCGGCTTTTGCCTGCATTGCCCGACAATTGGAAAACAGGCCATATTACAGGCATTCATGCCCGCGGCGGTTTGGAATTTGATATTTTCTGGGAGAGAACTTTATTGAAAGAAGTCACCATT
- a CDS encoding glycosyltransferase family 39 protein, with protein MPGYPLFIRICDRVFGASHLFDVIVSIQILFSLLSVWALYRLSERLLGEKWAFLAALLYALCPYPTFYDLRILTESLTLSFLIFSLYFAFGSPLKSINFNCLLASLCLTICISLKPIGFVAMIWLIVFYLLKKWSVKEKAIALSCLLSCFVLFELCWMPFNYKRYGEIVPFTRTPLYSWYYDNFVTHASELTATFGALGKEDYLLNPEVGTVPLHLPYLGDVELVLPYQMDDVFTDEYNLESVQALQKELENCQTCFGKNKNNRALWEQEADKRAAIFGRVKAMQKSIQREHPFIAYFGSKLLPIGLFLGQDVRRAHYRQEEKFYYYKPHNIGEKILRHVWNTSYVFVLLFGVLGTLWVWPKAGVELKIMALLGQSLLFIYPVVYSFSEWRYIVTALPCLCIFAAFSLKKMTIRFKRKAS; from the coding sequence ATGCCCGGTTATCCGTTGTTCATTCGGATTTGCGATCGGGTCTTTGGTGCATCCCATTTGTTCGATGTCATTGTGAGCATTCAAATTTTGTTTTCACTATTGTCCGTATGGGCTTTGTATCGCTTGTCCGAAAGGCTTTTGGGTGAAAAATGGGCATTTTTAGCCGCTCTGCTTTATGCCTTGTGTCCGTATCCAACGTTCTACGATTTACGTATCCTGACCGAAAGCCTGACACTCTCTTTTCTGATTTTTTCATTGTACTTCGCTTTTGGTTCTCCTTTAAAGTCCATTAATTTCAATTGCCTGCTGGCTTCTCTGTGCCTCACAATCTGTATCAGTCTTAAGCCCATCGGTTTTGTGGCCATGATTTGGTTGATCGTGTTTTACCTCTTGAAAAAATGGAGTGTAAAAGAGAAAGCAATTGCTTTGTCTTGTTTGCTGTCGTGTTTTGTGCTGTTCGAATTGTGTTGGATGCCTTTTAATTACAAGCGATATGGGGAAATTGTGCCTTTCACTCGCACGCCTTTGTACTCTTGGTATTATGATAATTTCGTGACACATGCCAGTGAACTTACCGCCACATTTGGTGCCTTGGGGAAGGAAGATTATTTGTTGAATCCTGAAGTAGGCACTGTGCCCCTACACCTACCTTATTTAGGCGATGTGGAGTTGGTTTTGCCTTATCAAATGGATGACGTTTTTACCGATGAATACAATTTGGAAAGTGTACAGGCTTTGCAAAAGGAACTTGAAAATTGCCAAACCTGCTTTGGCAAAAACAAGAATAACCGTGCATTGTGGGAACAAGAAGCCGACAAAAGAGCGGCGATTTTTGGGCGTGTGAAAGCCATGCAAAAGTCCATTCAAAGAGAGCATCCTTTTATCGCTTATTTTGGTTCAAAACTTTTGCCGATCGGTTTGTTTTTGGGACAAGATGTGCGAAGAGCACACTATCGGCAGGAGGAGAAATTTTACTATTACAAACCGCACAATATCGGGGAAAAGATTTTGAGGCATGTGTGGAACACCAGTTATGTATTCGTTTTGCTTTTTGGTGTTTTGGGTACATTGTGGGTTTGGCCAAAAGCCGGTGTAGAATTGAAAATAATGGCTCTTTTGGGGCAAAGTTTACTTTTTATTTATCCAGTGGTGTATAGTTTTTCCGAGTGGCGATACATTGTGACGGCTCTTCCATGTTTGTGTATTTTCGCTGCGTTCAGTTTGAAGAAAATGACCATTCGTTTCAAACGAAAAGCGAGTTAA